From the genome of Candidatus Methanoperedens sp., one region includes:
- a CDS encoding DUF86 domain-containing protein, with amino-acid sequence MIDKETISAKFDVIDKDIEFLSEFREMNEEEFIGSYKNLQSAKYSLLELIEACIDIAHHIIAAKGFGRAEDYREIFYLLGKRGVLDERLASRLGDMAGFRNLLVHRYGDIDNLRVFEIINSELGDVLEFEKAILEYLEKE; translated from the coding sequence TTGATAGATAAGGAAACAATTTCTGCTAAATTCGATGTAATTGATAAAGATATTGAGTTTCTCAGTGAATTTAGAGAAATGAATGAAGAGGAATTTATAGGCAGCTATAAAAACCTGCAATCCGCAAAATATTCGCTTTTAGAGCTGATAGAGGCTTGCATCGATATCGCGCACCATATTATTGCGGCCAAAGGATTCGGAAGGGCAGAAGACTACAGGGAGATTTTTTACCTGCTCGGCAAGCGGGGAGTCCTGGATGAAAGACTTGCATCGAGACTTGGTGATATGGCAGGCTTCAGGAATCTGTTAGTCCACAGGTATGGGGATATCGACAACCTGCGGGTATTTGAGATCATCAATTCTGAGCTGGGTGATGTGCTGGAATTTGAAAAGGCAATTTTAGAGTATCTGGAAAAAGAGTGA
- a CDS encoding AbrB/MazE/SpoVT family DNA-binding domain-containing protein yields MPFTKVSHKFQVVIPKSIRELLRISKGDLLQVYEKDDEIVMKKVETREPLSLKNLKGLGKEIWKDVDVEEYIKKERKSW; encoded by the coding sequence ATGCCTTTTACAAAAGTGAGTCATAAGTTCCAGGTGGTAATACCTAAAAGCATACGTGAACTGCTTCGAATATCAAAAGGGGATTTATTGCAGGTCTATGAGAAAGACGATGAGATTGTGATGAAAAAAGTCGAAACCAGAGAGCCATTATCTCTTAAGAATTTAAAGGGACTTGGCAAGGAAATATGGAAAGATGTCGATGTTGAAGAGTATATTAAAAAGGAGCGGAAGAGTTGGTGA
- a CDS encoding nucleotidyltransferase domain-containing protein produces MHEAKSVILEKISRTLSAHDEIVAAYVFGSYAKGYERPDSDLDIGLLLTHDEEGGGLYPERIAGELKDALQTKRDIDVRILNRGTLRFLHQVLNGRLIFCRDDKKRIEFETSTIRKYLDFKPFLEEYDRMRKERILLDR; encoded by the coding sequence ATGCACGAGGCAAAATCAGTTATTCTTGAAAAAATTAGCCGTACCCTTTCAGCACACGATGAAATCGTGGCAGCATATGTGTTCGGTTCGTACGCAAAAGGGTATGAAAGACCTGACAGCGACCTGGACATTGGACTCTTACTAACACATGATGAAGAGGGCGGCGGCCTGTACCCTGAACGAATAGCAGGCGAATTAAAAGACGCCTTACAAACTAAACGTGACATCGACGTCAGAATACTGAACAGGGGGACGCTTCGGTTCTTGCATCAGGTCCTGAATGGCAGGCTCATTTTTTGCCGGGATGATAAAAAAAGGATTGAATTTGAGACTTCGACAATCAGGAAATATCTTGATTTTAAACCCTTCCTGGAAGAGTACGACAGGATGCGAAAGGAGAGGATATTGCTTGATAGATAA
- the pyrE gene encoding orotate phosphoribosyltransferase: METLADALKECGAIKFGEFTLASGKKSSFYVDIKKASTNPRILKMIAHCISEVLNTRSIYADYIGCVALGGVPIAVAAALETDLRLLIIRKETKEYGTKDRIVGEIERGRSAVLVEDVTTTGGSVIRATKILRDEGLVIRHVIAVVDREEGAMRNLEDAEIDFISLVKVSDLLKNKTK; encoded by the coding sequence ATGGAGACTCTTGCAGATGCTCTTAAGGAATGCGGGGCCATAAAATTTGGCGAGTTCACGCTTGCTTCGGGGAAGAAAAGCAGTTTTTATGTGGATATCAAAAAGGCGAGCACGAATCCTCGCATATTGAAAATGATAGCACATTGCATTTCAGAGGTATTGAACACCCGCTCGATTTACGCTGATTACATAGGCTGCGTGGCCCTGGGAGGCGTACCCATAGCTGTCGCTGCGGCCCTTGAAACCGACCTGCGTCTCCTGATAATAAGGAAGGAGACCAAAGAGTACGGCACAAAAGACAGGATCGTGGGTGAAATAGAGCGAGGACGGTCGGCAGTATTGGTCGAGGATGTGACCACTACAGGCGGCTCTGTAATAAGAGCCACAAAAATATTAAGGGATGAGGGGCTCGTAATCCGTCATGTGATTGCGGTTGTAGACCGCGAAGAAGGGGCTATGAGAAATCTTGAAGATGCAGAAATTGACTTCATCTCGCTCGTGAAGGTCAGTGACCTGCTAAAAAATAAAACTAAATAG
- a CDS encoding preprotein translocase subunit SecD — protein sequence MNDQEPFYKNIRVMLLVLVILGSIASIATFGLKYGLDLNGGSWLQLQLQGAVAQVDADEGKIIQAEFGRLLNDTSITINEVTSSSVTFTTSKETTKNVIDSFGFGTSSISRGTEGGTKVTLQTNKIAVIQKYLQNKLNTEVVPIQGTAITFEIRKTVTEASLNDILKPVGGKVIPPFRVGVTKDTSDLTIKVLNAKLNPIALKQITITPIGDNYLLVDMPGIAVEEARRLALTPGKFEIRIQVQGNETAHVVYGTEIKRVDPVQTQRGNAWGVPFELSDDGATALRDAAIKYGAVTNPGAHYLSMYLDNNLVFDAPLAPDLAKNIQSVPVKDLVATTGTGDDGHTKATELQLHLRAGALPVNVNEAGSGEVPAPLGQKFKEQVLIAGLIALILVAIVVALRYKQPNITIPMLATSFSEVIIILGFASLPFIGLQLDLATIAGIIAVIGTGVDHLIIITDEVLAGGFMPPNKVYQSRISKAFAIIFAAAATVLVAMLPLILFMDSNALRGFAEITIVGVLIGVFIARPAYAVIIQGILVPEEPDIKLVDED from the coding sequence ATGAACGATCAGGAACCATTCTATAAGAATATACGTGTCATGCTGCTCGTACTGGTAATCCTGGGCTCTATTGCCTCCATAGCCACATTTGGACTAAAATATGGCCTTGACCTGAATGGCGGTTCATGGCTGCAGCTACAACTGCAGGGTGCCGTCGCACAGGTTGATGCAGACGAAGGAAAAATAATCCAGGCAGAATTTGGAAGATTGCTTAATGATACGTCGATCACGATCAATGAAGTGACTTCAAGTTCTGTCACTTTTACAACATCGAAAGAAACCACTAAGAACGTGATAGATTCATTTGGATTTGGTACATCATCAATATCCAGGGGCACTGAAGGCGGCACTAAAGTAACATTGCAGACAAACAAAATAGCGGTGATACAGAAGTATCTGCAGAATAAACTGAATACAGAGGTCGTTCCCATTCAGGGCACTGCCATCACGTTCGAAATAAGAAAAACGGTGACTGAAGCATCGTTGAATGACATTTTAAAACCTGTTGGAGGAAAAGTCATTCCGCCATTTCGGGTTGGGGTGACGAAAGATACAAGTGACCTCACCATCAAGGTTCTTAATGCGAAACTGAATCCGATAGCCCTTAAACAAATAACAATTACGCCTATCGGAGATAATTACCTTCTCGTTGATATGCCAGGAATTGCAGTAGAAGAAGCAAGAAGACTTGCATTGACCCCCGGCAAATTCGAGATCAGGATACAGGTGCAGGGGAACGAGACCGCTCATGTAGTTTATGGGACCGAAATCAAAAGGGTGGATCCGGTCCAGACACAAAGGGGAAATGCGTGGGGTGTGCCTTTCGAGCTCAGTGATGATGGTGCTACAGCGCTTCGAGATGCAGCGATAAAATATGGCGCAGTGACCAACCCCGGTGCCCATTACCTGAGCATGTATCTTGATAATAACCTTGTATTTGATGCACCGCTGGCCCCCGACCTTGCAAAGAACATACAGAGCGTACCTGTGAAAGACCTTGTCGCCACTACAGGAACAGGCGATGATGGCCATACAAAAGCAACAGAACTCCAGCTCCACTTGAGAGCAGGAGCGCTGCCTGTCAATGTGAATGAGGCAGGTTCAGGCGAGGTCCCTGCACCTCTCGGCCAGAAATTTAAGGAGCAGGTATTGATTGCCGGACTTATAGCTCTGATACTTGTTGCGATTGTTGTTGCCCTGCGATATAAACAGCCCAACATAACGATTCCTATGCTCGCTACGTCTTTCAGTGAAGTCATCATCATACTGGGTTTTGCATCGCTCCCCTTTATCGGATTGCAGCTTGATCTTGCGACCATTGCAGGTATTATTGCGGTCATAGGCACAGGGGTAGACCATCTCATAATCATCACGGATGAAGTGCTTGCTGGCGGCTTCATGCCTCCAAATAAGGTGTACCAGTCCCGAATCTCGAAAGCGTTTGCAATTATCTTTGCTGCCGCCGCGACGGTTCTTGTGGCAATGTTGCCCCTTATCTTGTTCATGGATTCCAACGCCCTCCGGGGTTTTGCTGAAATTACCATAGTGGGCGTGCTTATCGGGGTCTTTATAGCAAGACCTGCATACGCAGTGATCATACAGGGCATACTTGTGCCAGAGGAGCCGGATATAAAATTGGTTGATGAGGACTGA
- a CDS encoding cytidine/deoxycytidylate deaminase family protein — translation MRPTIDEYFMELAGIVAKRSTCLRNQVGAVIVKDKRILSTGYNGAPRNLPHCLEIGCIRQQNNIASGTRHELCRAVHAEQNAIIQAALHGVSIENATLYCTHQPCILCAKMLINANIEKVVFGTVYPDSDALKFFEKAGVRVEQFSGSSPGDSC, via the coding sequence ATGCGTCCCACTATAGATGAATATTTCATGGAACTTGCCGGCATTGTTGCTAAGCGCTCGACGTGCCTGAGAAATCAGGTAGGCGCCGTCATCGTGAAAGATAAAAGGATACTTTCCACGGGTTATAACGGCGCGCCCCGGAATCTTCCGCACTGCCTTGAGATAGGCTGCATAAGACAGCAGAACAATATAGCTTCGGGAACGAGGCATGAACTCTGCAGGGCCGTGCATGCGGAACAGAATGCTATCATACAAGCTGCGCTGCACGGGGTAAGCATCGAGAACGCAACGCTTTATTGCACGCATCAGCCATGCATCCTTTGCGCAAAGATGCTCATCAATGCCAATATTGAAAAAGTGGTCTTCGGAACTGTCTATCCTGATAGCGATGCTTTAAAATTCTTTGAGAAGGCCGGAGTTAGGGTCGAACAATTTTCAGGCAGTTCCCCCGGGGATTCATGCTAG
- a CDS encoding CDP-2,3-bis-(O-geranylgeranyl)-sn-glycerol synthase: MLEGIIEVVIQAVWLMIPAYIANPTAVVFGGGTPIDLGKNWRDGRRILGDGKTIRGLIGGTACGILAGIALMQFSPVSWLGSFTFAAIITLSLGALLGDIIKSFFKRRLGFERGAKFPLADQLDFVAGAWILTYIFDPAWFTSNFTIQVMIAVLILTPIFHRLTNILGYYLKVKKEPW; encoded by the coding sequence ATGCTAGAGGGAATAATTGAAGTGGTAATACAGGCTGTCTGGCTGATGATTCCCGCTTATATCGCCAATCCCACGGCCGTAGTGTTCGGCGGGGGGACACCGATAGACCTTGGGAAGAACTGGAGGGACGGGAGAAGGATACTCGGCGATGGGAAAACGATACGTGGTCTGATCGGGGGAACGGCATGTGGGATACTTGCTGGCATTGCCCTGATGCAGTTTTCACCGGTCAGTTGGCTTGGAAGTTTTACTTTCGCGGCTATAATTACACTTTCTTTGGGCGCACTTCTGGGGGATATTATTAAAAGCTTTTTTAAAAGAAGGCTCGGGTTCGAGCGAGGGGCAAAATTCCCGCTTGCAGATCAGCTTGATTTCGTCGCAGGCGCGTGGATCCTCACGTATATTTTTGACCCTGCATGGTTCACTTCGAACTTCACTATACAGGTAATGATTGCCGTCCTCATATTGACGCCAATATTTCATCGCCTGACCAATATTCTCGGATATTATCTAAAAGTGAAAAAGGAGCCGTGGTAG
- a CDS encoding sulfite oxidase-like oxidoreductase produces MERLPPNQRLRTDFPVLHFGQVPRFDRSIWDFRVEGLVENPVRLTYDELLMLEKTTDISDFHCVTGWSKFDLKWEGVRFLDLAILVKPKNNARFVTIECDGGYTTSLPITELMEPDVLFAYNYEGKPLEAIHGGPLRLVVPKKYAYKSAKWVRRAVFTEEQEPGFWEQRGYSNSADPWKEERYSY; encoded by the coding sequence ATGGAGCGACTTCCACCTAACCAGCGCCTGAGAACAGATTTTCCTGTACTGCATTTCGGGCAGGTACCGCGGTTTGACAGGAGTATATGGGATTTCCGCGTTGAGGGACTCGTGGAAAACCCGGTCAGATTGACTTATGATGAATTACTGATGCTCGAGAAAACGACCGATATAAGTGATTTCCACTGTGTAACCGGGTGGAGCAAATTCGATCTGAAATGGGAAGGTGTTCGTTTCCTTGACCTTGCTATCCTCGTAAAACCCAAAAATAATGCCAGGTTCGTAACTATTGAGTGCGATGGCGGATACACCACCAGCCTGCCGATTACGGAGCTGATGGAACCCGATGTGCTCTTTGCCTATAATTATGAAGGAAAGCCGCTTGAAGCCATCCATGGAGGGCCGCTCCGCCTTGTTGTTCCCAAGAAATATGCATACAAGAGCGCCAAATGGGTGCGCAGAGCGGTGTTCACCGAGGAGCAGGAGCCTGGCTTCTGGGAACAGAGGGGCTATAGCAACAGCGCGGACCCGTGGAAAGAGGAGAGGTATTCGTATTAG
- the sat gene encoding sulfate adenylyltransferase, translating into MTQIKPHGGKLISRTLTEQKRKKITEQASEYQSGPISVDLMKDVENIASGLFSPLEGFNCREDYESILYNKRLSNGLPWTLPIVVDTDNNQIKEGDDILLKSNEHLVALMQVDEIYSYDKRAYAEQVFGTNDAAHPGVAKTYSMKDTLLGGKINLINESKSPYYKYALKPTETRNLFKEKGWEKIVGFQTRNVAHLGHEYLQKSALTLVDGLFINPVIGKKKKGDFRDDVILESYEVLIDNYYPKDRVVLGIFQTEMRYAGPREAIFHAIVRKNYGCTHFIIGRDHAGVGSYYHPYAAQEIFKEFPDIGIEPMFFMSFFHCNKCGGITNDKVCPHNDRIDFSGTKMRQMIEAGKRPPADSMRPEVADVILKSGKPFVE; encoded by the coding sequence ATGACTCAAATAAAACCTCATGGCGGAAAGTTAATCAGCAGAACATTAACCGAACAGAAACGAAAAAAGATCACCGAGCAGGCTTCTGAATACCAGAGCGGTCCGATCAGCGTTGACCTGATGAAGGATGTGGAGAACATCGCTTCGGGATTGTTCAGCCCGCTTGAAGGTTTTAACTGCCGGGAGGATTATGAAAGCATCCTCTACAATAAGCGCCTCTCAAACGGTCTCCCGTGGACGCTTCCGATCGTGGTTGACACTGATAATAACCAAATAAAGGAAGGAGACGATATTCTCCTGAAAAGCAATGAGCATCTTGTGGCTTTAATGCAGGTTGATGAGATCTACAGCTACGATAAAAGGGCCTATGCAGAGCAGGTTTTCGGGACTAACGATGCCGCCCATCCAGGAGTGGCAAAGACATATTCCATGAAAGATACGCTGCTGGGCGGCAAAATAAATCTTATTAATGAGTCAAAATCGCCATATTACAAGTATGCGCTGAAACCCACGGAAACGCGGAACCTCTTCAAGGAAAAAGGATGGGAAAAGATCGTGGGATTCCAGACCCGTAACGTGGCGCACCTGGGTCATGAGTATTTGCAGAAATCGGCGCTCACCCTGGTGGACGGGCTTTTCATAAATCCCGTCATAGGCAAGAAGAAGAAAGGCGATTTCAGGGATGATGTCATCCTTGAAAGCTACGAGGTTCTTATCGATAATTACTATCCCAAGGATCGTGTCGTTCTTGGCATATTCCAGACCGAGATGCGCTATGCCGGCCCGCGTGAAGCGATATTCCACGCCATCGTTCGAAAGAACTACGGTTGCACGCATTTCATAATTGGAAGAGATCATGCAGGCGTGGGAAGTTATTATCATCCATATGCAGCACAGGAAATATTCAAAGAGTTCCCCGATATCGGCATCGAGCCCATGTTCTTCATGTCATTCTTCCACTGCAACAAATGCGGTGGGATAACCAATGACAAGGTATGCCCCCACAATGACAGGATAGATTTCTCAGGCACAAAGATGAGGCAGATGATAGAAGCTGGCAAGAGGCCGCCCGCGGATTCCATGCGTCCGGAAGTGGCGGATGTGATATTGAAGTCAGGGAAGCCGTTCGTGGAATAG
- a CDS encoding universal stress protein yields the protein MASKMCKKILIATDGSEYTKKAVDYGIDLAKNTEARLYAIYVIDTAAFASIPMDAAWESMYELLRQEGDEATKYVADKASAEGLDLERLTIEGHPAEEIIKYAEKNSVDLIVMGTLGKSGLDRFLLGSVAEKVVRISKIPVLVVRGKNKK from the coding sequence ATGGCAAGCAAAATGTGTAAAAAGATTTTAATCGCAACAGACGGTTCGGAGTATACGAAAAAGGCGGTTGACTACGGAATTGATCTGGCAAAGAATACCGAGGCAAGACTTTATGCTATTTATGTTATTGATACCGCGGCTTTTGCATCAATCCCGATGGATGCCGCATGGGAAAGCATGTACGAGCTTTTGAGGCAGGAAGGCGATGAGGCGACAAAATACGTAGCCGATAAGGCGTCAGCCGAGGGATTGGACCTGGAAAGGCTCACGATTGAAGGGCATCCAGCAGAGGAAATAATCAAATATGCTGAAAAGAACTCAGTGGACCTCATTGTCATGGGGACGCTGGGAAAAAGTGGCCTTGACAGATTCCTGCTTGGGAGCGTTGCAGAGAAGGTAGTTCGCATCTCGAAAATACCTGTTCTTGTGGTGCGTGGGAAAAATAAAAAGTGA
- a CDS encoding type II toxin-antitoxin system VapC family toxin yields the protein MKYKRIGLDTNVLIYYIEEHPFYLRKIEPLVDRISEGKAIGITSYVTLLELLVKPLREKRFDLVEQYKRILAARLEMVAMDESVSIKAAELRAKYGIRTPDAIQLASVITRNGDVFVTNDERLGVVEEIEVLTLGEIPD from the coding sequence GTGAAATATAAACGGATAGGACTTGACACCAATGTGCTGATTTATTATATAGAGGAACATCCTTTTTACCTAAGAAAAATTGAACCGCTGGTAGACAGGATTTCTGAGGGAAAAGCCATCGGGATAACCTCTTACGTGACGCTCCTTGAATTGCTTGTAAAACCTCTGAGGGAAAAAAGATTCGATCTTGTTGAGCAGTATAAAAGAATCCTGGCAGCTCGGCTTGAGATGGTGGCTATGGACGAATCGGTCTCAATAAAAGCTGCTGAACTTCGGGCAAAATATGGGATAAGAACACCCGATGCAATCCAGCTGGCATCTGTGATCACAAGAAATGGGGATGTCTTCGTAACCAATGACGAAAGACTGGGCGTTGTGGAGGAAATTGAGGTTTTAACTCTCGGGGAAATTCCAGATTGA
- a CDS encoding amidohydrolase family protein, whose protein sequence is MELKGTIIYGDDFEAVDGKLIIEDGIIKDFEDCTIAADTIIAPCFVNAHTHIGDSVIKDPPYLPLPELVQPPHGLKHRVLQGTSRSDLVASIKASIMDMIKTGTCAFADFREGGIEGVKALRDAMGSSDKIEAKIFGRPLNNDMSYLDCCEGTGLSSTSDSEIEIIREIVGRTREKGKKFAIHAGEKDSSDIMPALELEPDHLIHLTKANKKDISSVSKASVPVVVCVRSNFLTNSGIPQVKEMLSEGILVAAGTDNVMLNSVNMFSEMEFLAKTNIYDDRQVFKMCTLNGAKILGIENELGSIEKGKKARLMILNKRSNNMQGIRNPLSSLVRRARPDDIIGII, encoded by the coding sequence ATGGAACTCAAAGGGACCATAATCTACGGGGATGACTTTGAGGCCGTTGATGGTAAGCTCATAATTGAGGACGGCATAATCAAGGATTTTGAAGATTGCACTATTGCAGCAGATACCATAATCGCCCCATGCTTTGTGAACGCCCATACGCATATAGGGGATTCCGTGATAAAAGATCCACCCTATCTCCCTCTCCCAGAGCTCGTGCAGCCTCCGCACGGATTAAAACACAGGGTTTTGCAGGGTACCTCCCGCAGCGACCTGGTGGCCTCCATTAAAGCGAGCATCATGGACATGATAAAAACCGGCACTTGCGCATTTGCGGATTTTCGGGAAGGAGGTATTGAAGGCGTGAAAGCACTGAGAGATGCGATGGGTTCCAGCGATAAGATCGAAGCAAAGATTTTCGGAAGACCCCTGAACAACGACATGAGCTATCTTGATTGTTGCGAAGGGACCGGCTTGAGCAGCACCAGCGATTCAGAAATAGAGATCATAAGAGAAATTGTAGGGCGGACAAGGGAGAAAGGAAAGAAATTTGCCATCCATGCAGGGGAAAAGGATTCATCTGACATAATGCCAGCACTTGAACTGGAGCCAGATCACCTGATCCACCTGACAAAAGCAAATAAGAAAGATATCAGTTCAGTCTCAAAAGCCAGTGTTCCTGTTGTGGTATGCGTTCGTTCGAATTTCCTGACGAATTCGGGCATCCCGCAGGTTAAGGAAATGTTAAGTGAAGGTATCCTTGTTGCAGCGGGGACTGATAACGTAATGCTCAATTCCGTCAATATGTTCTCTGAGATGGAATTTCTTGCAAAAACAAATATTTATGATGACAGACAAGTATTTAAGATGTGCACGCTAAATGGAGCAAAAATATTAGGAATAGAAAATGAATTGGGCTCCATCGAAAAGGGGAAAAAAGCAAGACTGATGATATTGAATAAAAGATCCAATAATATGCAGGGTATAAGAAATCCATTAAGCAGTCTGGTGAGACGGGCAAGACCTGATGACATTATCGGAATAATATAA
- a CDS encoding protein translocase subunit SecF, with protein sequence MNLFNEKVIETYVKSFSLKQMLIIPAILLILSLSILAITTYRTGAPVELGMEFKGGTAIIFDSSMTLDQLKEEFQNYPGVEVRKYSVGERKIMQFSPMDPSLKQDLITKAKSEFANVEIRDMGEQFSKSLQGQAVRAIVISFIFMAIVVFIIYRTLVPSLAVVISAFADIAFAAAMTDVFGILMSLGTVAALLMLIGYSVDTDILLTTRLLKRKGELNDKIKDAMVTGLTMTTTALAALVALFVVSSGLITSFTRIDIIKDISEVLIFGLIADMINTWMTNVGILRWYMGTKQPEKRIEKSKKRRRTA encoded by the coding sequence ATGAATTTGTTTAATGAAAAAGTTATAGAAACGTACGTCAAAAGCTTCAGCTTAAAACAGATGCTGATTATTCCAGCAATACTTCTCATATTATCGCTTTCTATCCTGGCCATTACGACCTATAGGACCGGCGCGCCTGTAGAACTGGGTATGGAATTCAAGGGAGGTACAGCGATAATCTTTGATAGCTCAATGACGCTTGACCAGTTGAAGGAGGAGTTTCAGAACTATCCGGGCGTAGAGGTGCGAAAATATAGTGTGGGGGAACGTAAAATAATGCAGTTCAGCCCCATGGATCCATCTTTAAAGCAAGATCTGATCACGAAAGCAAAATCTGAGTTCGCCAATGTCGAAATAAGGGACATGGGAGAACAATTCAGTAAATCTCTCCAGGGGCAGGCCGTTCGTGCCATAGTTATCTCGTTCATTTTTATGGCAATCGTGGTCTTCATAATCTACAGGACTCTTGTTCCGTCGCTAGCAGTAGTGATTTCAGCATTTGCTGACATCGCCTTTGCTGCGGCGATGACCGATGTATTCGGGATATTGATGTCCCTCGGCACTGTAGCAGCTCTTCTGATGCTTATCGGTTATTCTGTTGACACGGACATACTTTTAACAACGCGATTGTTAAAGCGCAAGGGTGAATTGAACGATAAGATAAAGGATGCAATGGTCACAGGACTGACCATGACGACTACTGCACTCGCCGCTCTTGTTGCATTGTTCGTTGTATCTTCAGGTCTTATTACATCATTCACACGTATTGATATCATAAAAGACATTTCTGAAGTCCTTATTTTTGGCCTGATCGCAGATATGATAAACACATGGATGACCAATGTAGGGATCTTGAGATGGTATATGGGAACAAAACAACCTGAGAAAAGAATTGAAAAATCAAAAAAGAGGAGGCGGACAGCATGA
- a CDS encoding CBS domain-containing protein, producing MAEAPESITVEEVMVKDVASAELPGSRDEVLEILKTKHISGVPIVKNGEVVGIVTRTDLLKNPEEEQIAIIMTRNPVTISSEKSIVDAANAILQNHIRRLPVVDGTSLVGIVTIADIVGAIARLDITNPISDYVGNNVVTVWSETPISVVGAIMELADVKAVPILDTNLVLLGVASDKDLIAATVIEDRTEMSNMSAGSDDDAWTWESLRDTMSLYYSVSKMNLPSSPVKGIIKLKGEPETAVLSSQVSDCARKMRRNRIDQLPVITSTRKLLGLLRDKDLLKSIVN from the coding sequence ATGGCTGAAGCTCCGGAAAGCATCACTGTTGAGGAAGTTATGGTCAAGGATGTTGCATCTGCAGAATTACCCGGGTCCAGGGATGAAGTCCTTGAGATACTAAAAACTAAACATATCTCCGGGGTTCCTATCGTGAAAAATGGTGAGGTGGTCGGGATTGTGACCCGGACGGACCTGTTGAAAAACCCAGAAGAAGAACAGATCGCAATAATAATGACGAGGAATCCGGTAACGATCTCCTCAGAAAAATCCATAGTCGATGCAGCAAATGCAATTCTGCAAAACCACATCAGGCGTTTGCCAGTGGTTGATGGCACTTCTCTTGTCGGTATTGTCACCATTGCAGATATTGTCGGGGCAATAGCGCGACTGGATATTACCAATCCCATCAGTGATTACGTGGGAAATAATGTTGTGACGGTCTGGAGCGAGACCCCCATTTCCGTAGTAGGCGCGATAATGGAACTGGCAGATGTAAAAGCTGTTCCGATCCTGGACACAAATCTCGTTCTCTTAGGTGTTGCTTCCGATAAAGACCTCATCGCCGCAACTGTGATCGAAGACCGAACAGAGATGTCAAACATGTCTGCGGGGTCGGATGACGATGCCTGGACGTGGGAATCACTGCGTGATACCATGAGTCTATATTACAGCGTATCAAAAATGAATTTGCCAAGTTCACCCGTAAAAGGTATAATAAAGCTCAAGGGTGAACCTGAGACCGCAGTATTGAGTTCGCAGGTCAGCGATTGCGCCAGGAAAATGAGGCGCAACAGGATAGACCAGCTGCCTGTAATTACGAGCACGCGGAAACTGTTGGGGCTTCTGCGTGATAAAGACCTGCTGAAATCCATTGTAAATTAA